DNA sequence from the Mauremys mutica isolate MM-2020 ecotype Southern chromosome 9, ASM2049712v1, whole genome shotgun sequence genome:
AAGTGGGGGGAGGCTGACATATTTTGGTGTGAAGCTCTTTAAACAAGAACATTTTGGGGATAAAAATTGTAAATCTTATATCAGAAGGAaggaaggcttttaattaatttAGTAAAAAGAGTGACCTTTTAGAAAAAGATGAATGATGACAATGGGAAAATGTCCTTAGTACTGTAAATTATTTTCACCTCTGTACCGCTTTCTTGCAAAGTCTTCTCTTGATAGACAGGACTTTGCAGATATACCTCCCTATTCAATGAGCTGACAACCCTATACTTTACATTTCACTTCTCAAATTATGCACAAGATAATGCAGGAAAAATACAGGCTCCAGTCCtaccccacctccctgctccattaaaatcaataggacCACGAGCACAACTATATCATTTCaaaaaacatataaaaacaaCTGGACACAGAATTGGTAAATAGTCTGTATTTATGTTTGTCAATAATGCATGTAACATTTGAAAAGTAACATTTTTAATAGACAAATTAGTTTGCTTCCCTTTATGGAAAAAACTTTTTTACAAGTTTATTAATGTTATCAGATGCACAATTTATCTGAATTCCAGCACATAGGattcctttatatatatatacactcacaATTTCCCCACAAAACAGTTATTAAACTATTAACAAACATTTCGTTTCAAAACGTGGCAGTTGCACAAAAGAATATCTGGCTATTGACAGATCCTTAAATTTTAGAGAGAATGTACTGTGAACAAAACAGTACTGGAGACCCAGAACTCACAAGAATGTGATAACTGTAAAATAATCTGATCGACTGATCTGAGGTTTCCTCTTTATTTcaaaccctccacccccagtcacAAGTCTTTTATTGGTGTATTTTAGGAATGTTAAATGTAATCCATTAGACATGTACAATTGTTTTCTCATGTGAAATGAAGTTATTCACTGATAGAGTTTTAGGGAAAAGCATATTAATTTTatgtttcagatttttttaaaaaacaggaaacaaattaaatctccacccccacacacaccaccccaAAAAAACCTGTGTGCAATAAAACTGACTTTACCTCAATTGCTCTCAGAGCCATGGAAAACATACAGTATGAGCAGAAATCAGATATTTTCCTCCATTAGAATTAGTTTTCTGAGATCCTTCAGTTCTAGGCATAATCATGCATATTCTCCTTCCTTACTGTCATAAAATGCACCAATGAAAATACTTGTGGTTAAAGACTGTCCCTGTTTCATGCTGAAGTTCAGGTTTTAATGATCAAAATGCTGCTCTCCTTGATGTCCCACTTATAATTTTTGACCCATCTTACAAACAATTTTAGGACAAAATACCTTAATGCAACCCCTTTGCTGACATAGCAGCAAAATATTCCTGAGAATCAGCAGCAGTGGGATGGCTGGGAGGACGCCTCATTGCTATAAACATCATCTGGTTTTTGACTATGAAAACAGCGCATTTCCTTTTTATTGAGGAAACTAAAGGAAAATCTACAGTATTAGTGGTAGCTATGGTTTTTTTTTCAAGGCTATTCTGCACAGCCATCAACTTTAGTTATATCAGCGTATATCAGACCAAACTGGTGGGCTCACAAACTGTATTCATCCTGGTAGAAAAAAATGTCTCCAGTCAATTAGAAACCATCTTTGTTACATATTTTATTACAGTGAGTTCCATGCCAAACTAGTTGAAAGTGAAACCTAACGGTGATGTTTCATATGTATATGTTGTTGATTTTTACCCTATGGTATGAAAATAATATTCTTAACAGATCGGCCAAATCTTCCTTCTTTTACTTGAGTGGGAACATTTGTTTTGCTTAACAACTTGGCCCTATATTTAAACATTCTGACAGGTGGCTGAGAAACTAATTTCTGGTCTTGCCTTAGCATAGCTAAGAAATGTAATGTAGCAAAAATCTGGAAAGGACAAATTATGATACACTTTAGAACTTTACCTTCACAATATCTGTGTCTTTAAGatcttaataaaaatatatttgttaacTTGCTGGTTTTACAAAATTTACATTCTTTTActacaaaattaaaaaacaaataaaagcccAGCCCGTTTCACAAATACTTAATCAATTTAGTTAGATCTCACATATCAGCAACTGTTTCTAGATTATAAGCAGGACTTGTAAAAAATCTGTTTCAGTGAACTTTTCTTCAATCTCACACAGCTTTTTTATACTAGAGAGTATTTATATCCATACTCATATACAGTATAGTTtatcccaaatgttcaaaaatcatgagccaggctCCCCCCAAAAAtcagaagattttaaaaaataataaatgtgatGATTTATTTACTTGCTATctagtttttgagtctttagcaTACACTTGGGCCACATTTCTAAGGTTTCCTCCACAACCATGACGCCTgaaaacttactttttttaaagACAAGACCTGGTTCTCTCATAATCTCATGCCTCTGAGAGCTGGAGTTTAATAAAAACACCAACTATTGTGAGAGCTACACTAAATCACAAGACTTGGTGACATATTATATGTAaggttctcagctggtataaatcattgTAACTTCATTAAAACCATGTATCTAAAACAATCCCCCTCCCCGCTATGGATATGCCTACACGGGAGCTGAAGTGTACTTCCCAGCACAGATTCACAGACACATTAGCTCTGCTTGTGCTAGTGCAATAAAAAGAGCTGTGAGGCCACAGCAGTTCAGGTTAGCCCCTTTATGTATGTACCCAGAGGGTTGGTCAGGCTTGTACTCAAGCAGTTAGCCTGAGCCGCTACCTGTGCCACAACCCTACTGCTATTTATAGCATGCTAATTCAAGCTGAGCTAGTGTGTGTCAGCCTACCCGCTGTTGTGTGGACCTACCTTGAGTCTGAGCATGTGGTATGACAAGCATAGCATAGCAGTAACATACTCTATTTAGCTCATGATCCATCGATTTCTGGGGCACTGAGTCTTAAGCACATGATTAGTTTCATTTAAGCAATGTGACCATTCATGTAGCTAAAgtaaagtatgtgcttaagtgctttgctggactgagcCTCAGTCAGGGCCATCAAGAAGAAAGGATGGGAATCTCCTCTCACATGCACTAGTTTAAGTCAGTAGAAACTCCATTGAAGGCAACATGAGAAAGACCAGGAGCAGAGTCAAAATTGGGATACAAACATACAAtcaataaaaacataaaatcagccaattttgtttgcttgcttgaaTTGAAGGCTTTGAATGCTTTAAATAacagttttttatttcaaaatgtaacCTAAAAATATCTCCAAACCCAGACAAAATTATTCCAGACTAGTTGATGTCTACGATCCCTAGTCATAAGGTACAACTGTAGAACAATGCACTAAACAAATAAAGCCAGAAGGTAATGGCTTTGGATCTTATAGCAAGTCAGAGTTATTTATCATTGTCTGACGTTGTGTGTTGCGGGAGGGACTCCAGGGGCCAGGAGATGGCAATCTGTATCACAAAACATGTTTTTCCATCTTCCCATCATTGAATGCAGGACTGTACTGGTATCATCAAAATGTGAAATCATCCTCTGTTTCATTAAGTTACTATTTACTAAAGCAAGTGAAAATATAAAGCTGTGAAGCTTCTTCACACAAAATTTTCAGATCAGATAGACTGATTTAAATGATCTCCTACTCCTACTCCCATTAAAATAAACTATGTGGCATTATAATGAGTTTGCTGGCATTCCTGGTCATGGAGGCTCTGACACCTGCAACCAGCCAGAATAGCCAGAAAGACATGCATCTCCTCTTTCATGGGCAATTAAATGTGTTGAAGTTAGGGAGGGAGACGGAGCATTGAGACTTGACTGTAGTACATTAAGGGGCAATAAGGAATAAAGCTATATTGGAATAAATCTCTGAGTAGCTGTCTAGTTATTGGAGTCCAGTGCACTGTTTGCATTGCTTTAGTGAAAGTGGAGTCAGCACTGTTTGCAGAGGTTTAGAATCTGCCTTTTAACTTATCCTTGGTGTAACTTAGACCTAGatagtgattctcaaacttttgtactggtgacccctttcacatagcaagcctctgagtgcgccccctcttataaattaaaaacatcttttaatataaatgctggaggcaaagcgggatttggcgTGGACGCTGACAGCTTGTggccccccacataataacctcacaaccccgaggggtcccgactcccagtttgagaacctctgacctAGAAGTTCTTGGTGATCTGGGGAAAGGGAATGTGTTCAACGGTTTTCAATATGCTGTAAGAATGTGAATATAAATATAACAGTAACTATTTTTGTCTCCAATTCTATCCCATTCTGTTATGTTTATTAAAAGGTATATGTTGTATCTATAATGGGACCAGGGCCATTGGTTTCTTTATCTTCCTTTTGAAATCACTATTATACGGGTAATTTGGGAATCTTTTACAATACAATACAAATGATCGTAGTGCACACCTCAGTAATAATAGTCAGGGCACATACCACTGATTGATAAATAAATACTAAGGATTATTTACTGCCCTTTATTTGCATGTAAAACTTTTATTGCCATATGGCCCAATGAGAACCTTTAGGACCATAACAATCTATTAAATACAACAATTGATGTTAAACTTTGACACAAATAAATGAGTGCCAGAAAATTCAGAAACTCGATATTATATGGTACAGCAGAGCCCCCAGCAATGTTCTCTAGTCCTATTTTCTGGGTATACAACTATTTAATTATATCAGTTATTATTTATAGTTTTGTTTTTAGCTTTGGCAACCTTCTTCCAATACATTATAAGAATGATGCAAGATATAAAGGGCAAAAATCCATCACACATTCATCAGGGCTCCATTTAGTAAAAATCTGGCTCCACGACTTGGCAACTTTTTTAGTGCTTAATCAAGATGCTGTAATGCTTAATTGAGATGCATTTCTTTAAATAGCCTTATAAAATTGCAAGCTCTGGCTTTTTGGACCTGTCTCCTGCCAACACACATGTAAGATACTGTATATAATCAGTAATGGTGAAATCAGGAGGAATCCATTGAATCTTGTCAAAGAGACACCTGGAGTTACTATGAAAAGGACCAGAGACAGATCTGAGAAGTAGAATGACAGGAATTTTGGCTGCCAAATGTCCAAAAATAGCAAATTGCAGGCTACAACTCTGAGGAAGCGAGCAGAATTTGACCAACGTTGAAGAAATGTTGACTTTGACCATAAAGAGACATACCTGCCTATCAGagttcagatttattttttttaagcaaagatAAAGGCTGTAGATTAACTCAACTTATTACTAGCCATAGTGAGGAGAAGGAAATCTCAACTTTGAGAATCACATGTAGGCCCTCCAGACTCAGAGTTCTGTACTCTTGATCATTTCTCAGCAGCAGGCACTCAAAGATTCAGTACCAAAGTAGCCTAGGAACTTGCTGAGCTTGTTTATTCTTCATACTGGATGCTGATGCCAGACCTGAACTAGTGGAGGCAAGATATTGTTTCTGGTCAATAGGGCTCTTAAATTAAACTCATTGTCTGGAGAAAAATCTCTGCCACCTACTGGAAAGCAGGAAGTATGAACTGGTGTCTACACACCttgaaataaaagttaaaaaCTGATCTTAGGAAATCATAAACATTTCCATTATCCCTTTTGGAAACTAAAGTAATGTTTTAAatctaaatatattaatattttaatcctATTAACTGTTTGGGAGGGGTGTATATATAAATAAGCCTATAACAATTTTTAATCCCTTTAATTGGTGTTTGTAAAACATCTATCATCAGTGGAACACAGAACCCAAGGTACTTTAAATAAAAACAGAGAGTTTGCATTGGAAACAGAGCCTAAAACTATCATAGCTTTAACTCAAAcatattttttattaaagtaTGAATGTATTTATGCTGGAGAATAGTTTACATACATTGGAAAGCAACAAGCATATTTTCAAGAGCCATGGGTCCCCCTCCACATGTCTCCATGCTCAGTCTACATGCTTTAACACAGGCATACATATGCTCTCTCACacaatgtatatatacacacacaaaacacagacaCGTAGCTTCTTTTAAGGCTTCTGTAAGGTGCCCTAGTGCCCCTACCATTACCATGATTACGAACAAGGAGCAGCATTACCTGCAAACTATTCATCTGCTCTTGGCCTTAAAAACATTTAGGGAACCAAAGgctttgtttttatttgattttttttctgcctttaCAAAAGTTATGAACCTTTTTGTCCATGGACCAGGAAAAGTGCAGGATATCTTAATGTGAACTTCTCAATCATTTCAGTACAAACCAATCATTTCAAACCTGACTCTAAAAGGAATAGTGCCTTTAATGGTCAGAGACACTTTGCTATTTATGGTAACACACCCCTGGCCTTTGTGACCCAGGAGTACCAGCTACATGAAATTATATGTACTAGGTTGGTGAATGGAGACTACTGTGGAGTTAAGGCTACCATGTTCATATCACTTCAGACCTGAGGTGGATCATAAGTCCCAGTTCAACTGGTGAAACACCACGGGTCTTAGCAACATGTCACTCAACTCTCAGAAGAAATAATGGAGCTGGTTCACTGTATTACCAGccatcatggatttttttttccctttttggtaTCCTGGAAATTGTAATTAATGGTGCTTGGTGGGAGACGAGTGGCTGCAGGTACATTAAGAAAATAgacaaaatgaataaaataaagaatAGCATATGATATAATGTGTAAATATaagcatctttttaaaaatctgtgaaaTGTGAATAAACTGCAGAATGTCAGGCCATTTGTCAAAAAGCTTATGAATGGCTGTTTCAGCCTAGGTAAGGTCAAAGGATTTTGCAATATGACATTGAAAGGGATTCATTTTTCTGAACCAAGGGGCTCCCTTTTCCACTTGCTGCTGCATAGCAGCATCAGATCCCAGCTATGAATCCCAGATAATCTACTATTAAAATTGCTTGATGGATTTCATAAGGCAAACTGGACTGAATCAACTTCAGATTGTACACCTGAACTACACCAGGCTATAAAGAGTTGATGGTGCATGGGTTGGGGGGtgaaatggggcagggggggaagctTTTTCTCACATTTACAACAGCAGCAGATTTCAATGTAACATAATTACTTTAATGATGCATATCTTTAGGTACTGATTTGCTCTTTTGATTTAAAAAGCTGGTCAGCCAAGTGTTTGGCCGTCTTTTAATTCCAGATATCAGTTGTTGCTTATTCATCTATCAACTCCTATTCCCTAGGCAATTTCTGCCCTTGCTGTACCATCAATGAGTTGAGTCAGCCATCATCAGATTCGAATTCGTGAGACACTTCCTCAGATGAGCTATTCCTGTGGATCCGGCCATCACTCTTCATGCTGTGGAAAGTCTTCTTAAAGGCCTCCATCATGGCATGAGCCAGCTTCTTGGCCTCCAGCTTgctctcacactctacagcatggCAGTCCATCTGATAGGACAAGTCATCATTGATCTCCCTGTAAACCCAAGCAAAGATGTTTGGGCTGACATTGTGGTCGGCAGTGCAGTAGGCAATACGTGCCACCTGAAAGGTATCCATGTGGACTGTGGCTTCGCCTTTGAGGTCCAGGTGATGAAGCCATACTTGGAAGGGGCGGATTTCCAGAAGGGCATTGGCTGGGAAGACGTCCTCCCTGGCTAGTGTGTGCTTCTTCCATAATTCAATGACAGGTTTTTCTGTGCACCCTGATAAAAATTGCATCCCTGTTGTGGACACCTTACCCAAATATGTAACCTACAAAGAAAAAGCAAAAACAGATGTGATATCAACAATAGTCTTCGATATTCATTTCTACCATCCGTGAATTGAGTTCTTTACCTAGAacgatggattttttttctacacaTTCAGATGAAGTTTTCTGATTGACAGCAATACATTTGCCTCTCAGAACAGTATTTTTAGTCATTAatgctgggattttcaagggAGTTAGGAGCCTCTCACTGAATTTCAGTATATTTTGGGCAACTAACTCCCTTAAGCTTCTTGAAAATCTCTGCCTTAAAGCCTAATGCTGCTACTCTCACTCATGCTAGCAGTCCCAATAAAGCCAATGGACCCGATCATACAAGTATCGTCaataggatcaggcccacaggCCAGATAACAGGACCATGGTGCTTACCCACAGTTTCTTATGTTCatattatttttgttaaatacattttaaacagtaGTTTTACTTACATCGAGACATACACAGAGTATAATAATGCAAGAACACAATGTGGGCAGAAGAGCATGACCATAGCAGATAACAACAAAACTATTCTAATGCATTTTCCAGAGTGATTTTGTTTATGTTTCTTCTAGTGCTTCTACTTAAGTAATTATCCAAAAATATGTAGAAACTATTCAAAATGCTACATCTTCTATTGTTAGCTAAAGGGCTGTGGCATTTACTCCTTCAATTTTATACAACATGTGCCattaaaaaacccacagtaaTAAATCTAGCTTAGTTTAATCACACCAGCTCTTTCTGGTTTAGTGTCTAGCTCCATTGGGTAAATATTCAAAAATAAGAATCCTGTTATCCAGGATTTATAGGAAAATAATGAGCCTTGACTACAATTTGTTTCACATGCCGAAATCTAACTCATTATACAGCCCAAATGAAAATTCTAAATATAGCATATGGGAAAGAATCAATGCACCTAGATCTCTATAGATCAAGAAACGTTTCTCAATTATATTTTGAATGGAGCTTTTATTAACTGGGAAAGTTACATTTTAGGGTAGTcaataccatttaaatataatttatacATAGTATTACCCTCTATCACTGTTGTCTGCAAGTTACCCTCTATCACTGTTGTCTGCAAGTTAACaagtattataaaaataaaagcaaaattacTTTGTCCAATTTTAAATATAACGCACATAAGACTATAATAGATCAAGCAAATGTTCCACTATCCCATCTCTGACAGTTGCCAGTACTAGACACGTTTGTAAATAATCATGTACACTGTACATTTAATTTCTATAAAATGTAGTATTAtatcaaatattttttatttttatctaagttttaaaaaaggaaaaaaatagattttcaCGTTTAAATACATTCAAGATAAAGCTGCAAGGATACTGAATTTACATTTCATACAAAGCAAAAATCTTCACAAATAATTCTGGGTTTTGCTGCAAGCTTTGGTAAACCCACTCAGAGACCTAAATTAGGCTATGATTAAAAAATAAGGTTACAAAATAGTGTGGCTTAATCATGCCTGCCAAACAAGCAATTTCATGACAGACATTTCAGGACAAAAAGTTTTATTCTTCTccacacaaatgttcatggtttCCATTGAGAATATTTTAAATCTTATAAAACCTTTATATTTTTTGGAACAGTGAGAATCACAAAAGCTAGAACTGTTAAGAAGGCAAGTCCTActtgttggtgtcattaggcataaccctaggtaactcaggacgGTGGAAAACcgtaagtgtcaataaagccttcctgtattaggcctgaatgaactaaagtcactccatgtctgaccaaagcctttccatgtttgaactttaatcgacctaacaggccagcaacagagaatggttatcagttgcaacacctgtaccagaaggtaataatgaggcctgctataatgaggcctccttgctcctggctaaggggcaaaataacagatcaaagaaagtaaGTCAAGATAacggttcacagaagagttactaacgagctagatTGGTTGccgccaagtatgacttaacttcttaatgtaattgctactgcaaagtgtatctgctacatgggaatgaaaggtggggagagaggggatagaagaggcttagttaaagttatgcataaaaagagaaaagctgcttgtagctgtgtgcttgatttgagacgtgtctgtctcctggcatcgctttgagatctcaaataaactttgtttgcttctccaccttggtgtgttttttggagcgaagcacaccgggcaacgaacccccactgttgctgtcctcgggcactctgtgccggcaacatactggagctttgttttattttattttattttactgtacTAGTGAGGAGAAGGTAAAGTAACTAACAGCTCATAGCACAAACTATACTCATATAAATAGTACATAAAAGACCAAGCAGCAGTTTTACCGCAGAGTAGTTCCTCATGTATTCACAGGCATATTTctagtaaaataataataatataaatgtgGAACTCTGCATGTTCACAAACTATTCACTATATTCTCTTAAAATCCATTATGTTCCATTTAAAATTCACAAATCAGTTACCGGTAACAAAAGATTAGCACATTGTAAAGAAGTTTCACGTTtggggcccgatccaaagcccattgctgTCAAAGtgagtctttctattgatttcaatgaggtttGTGTCAAGCTTTGAAAACACAAAATGAAGAGCGAGCCTTCTGCTTATACACTTTGTCCCAGCCAAACTATTACCCTGAATTCTACTTCATAAGTGGGATCCTGACACAAATTCTCTGGCTTTGCCTTTCCAAGGTTTTGCTGGTTAGGGGACACTGCTATTGCTTGCTAATGTGAAGAAATGCAGGCACTGATAGAATAAAAACTCTGACTGGGAGTcacctttttatatatattttgccAGGTGTCAACCCTAACATAAGTGAGGGTGGAGTATGTCATAAGTATTGTGCAGGTACGTATTGCAAGCTGAAGAATTTGACTTATTTGTCACAGGGAGGGTAGCAGGATTGACTTTTCTCACATTCACTGAGCACATACAAGCTGTCTAGATTTTCTGTTTGTTCTGACCAATCAACCTCCCCCAACACCTCTCTGCCACTATCCATCTGCTTTATCTCAGTATATACAGTACCTAAATGTAAAGTCTAAAACAACATTTCCCACAGGAAAATATTCCACATAAACTTGTGAGAAAGCTGGGTGTGCCTGCAGGGAAGATCTGTGAATTActctgaaaaacagaaaatgtcaaCAGCAATAACgattgagaggaaggatggggcttgtggctaaggcactggaaTGGGACTTACATGATCTGGTTTATATTCCTAGCTCGGACACGGACTAACTGTTTGACCTTTAGTAAATAATTTCATCTATCTATACTTCAaatccccactttacagacagggaacaATACTTTTCCCCCATGAGGATAAATTGATTGGTATTTATGAGGTTCTAAGTTACTACaatgatgagcaccatagaagagatgataaataaataaaactttacCCTTTAGGTTCACAGACACGTGCTTTATAACATGCACCTCACTTAAATACACAAAATTGGCCCAAGCGCATCGTTACAGAACACAGATATTAAatacaaccaggggcggctccaggcaccagcacagaaagcgcatgcctggggcggcaagccgtggggacagcctgccagtcgctgtgagggtggcagtcaggcagccttcggcggagTTTCTGCGGGAGATCTGCCGGTGCcacgcagggctggctccaggcaccagctcagcaagcaggtgcttggggtgccaaggggaaggggcggcacatagtgctcttcagcagcaatttggcggcgggtccctcggtccctctcagagggaaggacctgccgctgaattgccgccaaagaagaaagcggcaTGGTAGAGCAGCCGCCGAcagcaacatttttattttttttttgccgcttggggcggcaaaaaccctggagctggccctggtcctgcggtaatttggtggtgggtacgccgaaggcgtgggaccgacagatcacccacagaaacaccgccgaaggctgcctgactgccgtgcttggggcagcaaaaaacgtAGAACCGCCCCTGGTACaaccatttttctttttccaactTCTTTGAATTCACTGACCAAAGATCAAAGAATAAGATCATCCCATCCAGGATGAGATGCAGAGGGAAACAAGTTTAGGGTACAAACCATAACGTGGGGAGGATTAGAAGGACCCTCAAAAGGAATCATCTTCATTTTCCCCAAAGCCACAGATGATCCTGAAATGTGAATGCACCAGTGGCCACTCAACACAATCTGCTGCTGTTGGCAAAACTTCGGTGTGCTTCCCCTACGGGTGAAGCCATGTGCAGTGGGCAGAGCTGTGTGGCACAATGGGTGGACGCTA
Encoded proteins:
- the PID1 gene encoding PTB-containing, cubilin and LRP1-interacting protein, translating into MWQPATERLQHFQTMLKTKLNVLTLRKEPLPTVIFHEPEAIELCTTTPLMKTRAHTGCKVTYLGKVSTTGMQFLSGCTEKPVIELWKKHTLAREDVFPANALLEIRPFQVWLHHLDLKGEATVHMDTFQVARIAYCTADHNVSPNIFAWVYREINDDLSYQMDCHAVECESKLEAKKLAHAMMEAFKKTFHSMKSDGRIHRNSSSEEVSHEFESDDG